A stretch of Salvelinus alpinus chromosome 4, SLU_Salpinus.1, whole genome shotgun sequence DNA encodes these proteins:
- the LOC139574293 gene encoding saxitoxin and tetrodotoxin-binding protein 2 encodes MMCVLYLASLLALLSVGTAVPAPKDCGHLVKLLASEDQHTIFGKWIFIEGFSDHEMFNAVLRKTNSSWIEILPTSHTETVLLNQGNLIDGKCLDSSANMTFSKNIWQISQNNVTSTGHFLLSCPDCLVMDFNTTMGEVHIRSHYIFGKTRTLLEAELKQFREQAECLQYPQPAQYSYDGVTEFCTEKKESSHIVESQDEKDGSQ; translated from the exons ATGATGTGTGTCCTCTACTTGGCCTCTCTCCTTGCTCTGTTGTCAGTGGGAACAGCAGTACCGGCACCAAAGGATTGTGGACATCTGGTGAAACTGCTCGCGTCGGAAGACCAACATACT ATCTTTGGGAAGTGGATCTTCATCGAGGGTTTCTCGGACCATGAGATGTTCAACGCAGTACTGAGAAAGACCAACAgctcatggattgaaatccttcCCACTTCACACACCGAGACGGTCCTTTTGAACCAGGGAAACTTGAT TGATGGAAAATGTCTTGACTCCTCTGCCAACATGACCTTTTCCAAAAACATTTGGCAAATCTCAC AGAATAATGTAACTTCCACTGGACACTTCCTACTATCCTGCCCTGACTGTCTCGTCATGGACTTCAATACCACCATGGGCGAAGTGCATATCCGATCTCACTATATCtttg GGAAGACCAGGACACTGCTGGAGGCAGAGTTGAAACAGTTCCGGGAGCAAGCAGAATGCCTCCAGTATCCTCAGCCTGCACAGTATTCCTATGATGGAGttacag aGTTTTGCACTGAGAAAAAGGAGAGCTCACACATTGTTGAGTCACAAGATGAAAAGGATGGTTCACAGTGA
- the LOC139574291 gene encoding alpha-1,3-mannosyl-glycoprotein 4-beta-N-acetylglucosaminyltransferase B-like isoform X1 translates to MRLTHMKLGCILACAFLSLTWFTAHNGNDEDESPHHPDMIQLYERLLAAEFRGELLSRELSSVLTSLGNLTIPSNNSSTNIPEGPIKRNLSLLSSRLPNAYLYLPHLRDHPDSLIPNVVLGQGRTGVSLVLGIPTVKRQKQSYLVSTLNSLLYDLSPSERNDTVIIIFVAETDTEYVNSVAELLEKNFPKDVHSGLLEVVSPSQYFYPNFSSLRETFGDSKERVKWRTKQNLDYSFLMLYAQEKGTYYVQLEDDIVANPGYSQTMKTYVRKLATDDWMFLEFSQLGFIGKMFRARDLPMIAEFFLMFYKDKPIDWLLDHILWVKACNPEKDAKDCNLQKGLLKLRYKPSLFQHVGLHSSLPGKVQKLKDKDFGKVPLFTAHTNPPAELSSSLKHYQQHTLERAYKGQDFFWGLTPTAKDFILLSFPQPRNVTRYLFRSGNIENNGDHLYNTTVAVLPSDSSVRDRLVGGQSPQYKGSYGGFIVIGCFVDGVAEGQIDAQMQPISALRLLVHSDSDMWVLLSEIFIQL, encoded by the exons ATGAGGCTCACCCATATGAAACTTGGATGTATTCTGGCTTGTGCTTTTCTCTCTCTAACCTGGTTTACCGCTCATAATGGAAATG atgAGGATGAATCCCCCCACCACCCAGATATGATCCAGCTGTATGAACGTCTGCTGGCTGCAGAGTTCAGGGGGGAGCTGCTGTCCAGGGAGCTCAGCAGTGTTCTGACCAGCCTGGGGAACCTCACCATACCTAGCAACAACTCCTCCACTAATATCCCAG AAGGACCGATAAAGAGAAATCTCAGTCTGCTGTCCTCCAGACTGCCCAACGCCTACCTCTACCTGCCCCACCTACGGGACCACCCAGACAGCCTGATTCCTAACGTGGTCCTGGGACAAGGCCGAACTGGAG TGTCCCTGGTATTGGggatccctacagtgaagcgtcAGAAGCAGAGCTACCTGGTTAGCACCCTGAACTCCCTCCTCTACGACCTTTCACCTTCTGAACGTAACGACACCGTCATCATCATCTTTGTTGCTGAG ACGGATACAGAATACGTCAACAGTGTAGCAGAACTCCTAGAGAAGAA TTTTCCTAAGGATGTGCACTCAGGCCTGTTGGAGGTAGTGTCCCCTTCTCAGTACTTCTACCCCAACTTCAGCAGTCTCAGGGAAACCTTCGGAGACTCCAAGGAGAGAGTCAA ATGGCGCACAAAGCAGAATTTGGATTATAGCTTCCTGATGCTCTACGCCCAGGAGAAGGGAACCTATTATGTACAG TTGGAGGATGACATCGTGGCTAATCCCGgttactctcagaccatgaaaacatACGTCAGAAAGCTGGCCACCGATGACTGGATGTTCCTGGAGTTCTCTCAGCTCGGCTTCATCG GCAAGATGTTCCGAGCCCGTGATCTACCAATGATAGCAGAATTCTTTCTCATGTTCTACAAAGACAAGCCCATTGATTGGCTGTTGGACCACATCCTGTGGGTGAAGGCTTGTAACCCAGAAAAAGATGCT AAAGACTGCAACCTGCAGAAGGGCCTGCTCAAGCTGAGATATAAACCCTCTCTGTTTCAACATGTAGGCCTTCACTCCTCTCTGCCTGGGAAAGTACAGAAACTGAAA GATAAGGACTTTGGGAAGGTGCCACTGTTCACAGCCCACACCAACCCTCCTGCAGAGCTGAGCAGTAGTCTGAAGCACTACCAGCAGCACACCCTGGAGAGGGCCTACAAGGGCCAGGACTTCTTCTGGGGCTTGACCCCTACCGCCAAGGACTTCATACTGCTCAGCTTCCCACAGCCACGCAATGTCACCAG GTACCTGTTTCGCAGCGGAAACATCGAGAACAACGGAGACCATTTGTATAACACCACCGTGGCGGTGCTCCCTAGTGAT AGCTCAGTGAGAGACAGACTGGTGGGTGGCCAGTCTCCTCAATACAAAGGATCTTATGGAGGCTTCATAGTGATTG GTTGCTTTGTGGATGGAGTGGCTGAGGGACAGATAGACGCACAGATGCAGCCCATCTCTGCATTACGTCTACTGGTACATAGCGACTCTGACATGTGGGTTCTGCTCAGCGAG ataTTTATTCAACTTTAA
- the LOC139574291 gene encoding alpha-1,3-mannosyl-glycoprotein 4-beta-N-acetylglucosaminyltransferase B-like isoform X2 yields MRLTHMKLGCILACAFLSLTWFTAHNGNDEDESPHHPDMIQLYERLLAAEFRGELLSRELSSVLTSLGNLTIPSNNSSTNIPEGPIKRNLSLLSSRLPNAYLYLPHLRDHPDSLIPNVVLGQGRTGVSLVLGIPTVKRQKQSYLVSTLNSLLYDLSPSERNDTVIIIFVAETDTEYVNSVAELLEKKWRTKQNLDYSFLMLYAQEKGTYYVQLEDDIVANPGYSQTMKTYVRKLATDDWMFLEFSQLGFIGKMFRARDLPMIAEFFLMFYKDKPIDWLLDHILWVKACNPEKDAKDCNLQKGLLKLRYKPSLFQHVGLHSSLPGKVQKLKDKDFGKVPLFTAHTNPPAELSSSLKHYQQHTLERAYKGQDFFWGLTPTAKDFILLSFPQPRNVTRYLFRSGNIENNGDHLYNTTVAVLPSDSSVRDRLVGGQSPQYKGSYGGFIVIGCFVDGVAEGQIDAQMQPISALRLLVHSDSDMWVLLSEIFIQL; encoded by the exons ATGAGGCTCACCCATATGAAACTTGGATGTATTCTGGCTTGTGCTTTTCTCTCTCTAACCTGGTTTACCGCTCATAATGGAAATG atgAGGATGAATCCCCCCACCACCCAGATATGATCCAGCTGTATGAACGTCTGCTGGCTGCAGAGTTCAGGGGGGAGCTGCTGTCCAGGGAGCTCAGCAGTGTTCTGACCAGCCTGGGGAACCTCACCATACCTAGCAACAACTCCTCCACTAATATCCCAG AAGGACCGATAAAGAGAAATCTCAGTCTGCTGTCCTCCAGACTGCCCAACGCCTACCTCTACCTGCCCCACCTACGGGACCACCCAGACAGCCTGATTCCTAACGTGGTCCTGGGACAAGGCCGAACTGGAG TGTCCCTGGTATTGGggatccctacagtgaagcgtcAGAAGCAGAGCTACCTGGTTAGCACCCTGAACTCCCTCCTCTACGACCTTTCACCTTCTGAACGTAACGACACCGTCATCATCATCTTTGTTGCTGAG ACGGATACAGAATACGTCAACAGTGTAGCAGAACTCCTAGAGAAGAA ATGGCGCACAAAGCAGAATTTGGATTATAGCTTCCTGATGCTCTACGCCCAGGAGAAGGGAACCTATTATGTACAG TTGGAGGATGACATCGTGGCTAATCCCGgttactctcagaccatgaaaacatACGTCAGAAAGCTGGCCACCGATGACTGGATGTTCCTGGAGTTCTCTCAGCTCGGCTTCATCG GCAAGATGTTCCGAGCCCGTGATCTACCAATGATAGCAGAATTCTTTCTCATGTTCTACAAAGACAAGCCCATTGATTGGCTGTTGGACCACATCCTGTGGGTGAAGGCTTGTAACCCAGAAAAAGATGCT AAAGACTGCAACCTGCAGAAGGGCCTGCTCAAGCTGAGATATAAACCCTCTCTGTTTCAACATGTAGGCCTTCACTCCTCTCTGCCTGGGAAAGTACAGAAACTGAAA GATAAGGACTTTGGGAAGGTGCCACTGTTCACAGCCCACACCAACCCTCCTGCAGAGCTGAGCAGTAGTCTGAAGCACTACCAGCAGCACACCCTGGAGAGGGCCTACAAGGGCCAGGACTTCTTCTGGGGCTTGACCCCTACCGCCAAGGACTTCATACTGCTCAGCTTCCCACAGCCACGCAATGTCACCAG GTACCTGTTTCGCAGCGGAAACATCGAGAACAACGGAGACCATTTGTATAACACCACCGTGGCGGTGCTCCCTAGTGAT AGCTCAGTGAGAGACAGACTGGTGGGTGGCCAGTCTCCTCAATACAAAGGATCTTATGGAGGCTTCATAGTGATTG GTTGCTTTGTGGATGGAGTGGCTGAGGGACAGATAGACGCACAGATGCAGCCCATCTCTGCATTACGTCTACTGGTACATAGCGACTCTGACATGTGGGTTCTGCTCAGCGAG ataTTTATTCAACTTTAA
- the LOC139574295 gene encoding short coiled-coil protein B-like, which produces MSSDGDGDMENQAELEEKTRLINQVLELQHTLEDLSSRVDAVKEENLKLKSENQVLGQYIENLMSASSVFQTTDTKSKRK; this is translated from the exons ATGAGCTCCGATGGGGACG gtgaCATGGAGAATCAGGCTGAGCTGGAAGAAAAGACGAGGCTTATAAACCAGGTGTTGGAGCTTCAGCACACTCTAGAAG ACCTGTCGTCGCGTGTGGACGCAGTGAAGGAGGAGAACCTGAAGTTGAAGTCTGAGAACCAGGTTCTGGGTCAGTATATCGAGAACCTCATGTCTGCCTCCAGCGTGTTCCAGACCACTGACACCAAGAGCAAACGAAAGTAA